A genome region from Hevea brasiliensis isolate MT/VB/25A 57/8 chromosome 7, ASM3005281v1, whole genome shotgun sequence includes the following:
- the LOC110669568 gene encoding UDP-glycosyltransferase 84B2-like gives MVARQVNVLLVTIALQGHMNPMLMLAKRLVSKGINVIIATNNVASDRILKSSKDSTNFPTAQNTNPKPPGISLVFFSDGLSQEFDRDENVDSFIKALRTTGAKNLSILINVFTAQDKKFSCIIFNPFMPWVTDIAAELGIPCGVLWIQACTVYLVYYHYFKHPNLFPSIESPDEFLELPGVPVLKVTDLPSLIFPSSPSIFRETLLDFIQKLDKIKWVLVNSFAELEEEAVKSMACLHPIYPIGPLVSPFLLGEEESTSGSIDMWSAENSCIEWLDEKPPSSVIYISFGSISVLSQKQMDNLAMGLKNSNRPFLWVIKPPEKDFEKKGGELPATFLEETKGRGLLVRWCPQDKVLMHQSVACFITHCGWNSTLETVVAGVPVIAYPGWTDQPTVAKFLVDVLKNGVRMKVEDEVASSGEVERSIVEVTIGPKSEEMKKRALELKEASRKVVADGGSSNQNINQFITEIIGGSFLQSITEVEGKEIYENA, from the coding sequence ATGGTGGCTAGACAAGTAAATGTTCTGCTGGTTACAATAGCCTTACAGGGCCACATGAATCCTATGCTGATGCTTGCCAAACGCCTTGTTTCAAAGGGCATTAATGTCATCATTGCCACTAACAATGTGGCAAGTGACCGGATTCTCAAGTCGAGCAAAGACTCCACCAATTTTCCTACTGCCCAAAACACCAATCCTAAACCCCCTGGAATCAGTCTCGTGTTCTTCTCTGATGGCCTTAGCCAGGAATTTGATCGCGATGAGAATGTTGATTCATTTATCAAAGCCCTGAGGACGACAGGAGCAAAAAACCTGTCGATTCTCATAAACGTTTTCACAGCGCAGGACAAAAAATTTTCTTGCATTATTTTCAATCCTTTTATGCCATGGGTGACAGATATTGCTGCTGAACTTGGCATCCCTTGTGGAGTACTTTGGATCCAAGCATGCACTGTCTATCTTGTTTACTATCATTACTTTAAGCATCCTAATTTGTTTCCTTCAATTGAGAGCCCAGATGAGTTCCTGGAGTTGCCTGGAGTGCCAGTTTTAAAGGTAACAGATCTTCCATCCCTGATCTTCCCATCAAGTCCTTCCATATTCCGCGAAACACTACTTGATTTTATTCAAAAACTGGATAAGATAAAATGGGTTTTGGTGAATTCTTTTGCCGAACTGGAGGAGGAGGCAGTGAAGTCCATGGCTTGTCTCCATCCCATTTACCCCATTGGACCACTGGTGTCTCCATTTCTGCTAGGCGAAGAAGAAAGCACCAGTGGCAGTATTGATATGTGGAGTGCTGAAAATTCATGCATAGAATGGCTTGACGAGAAACCACCATCATCGGTCATTTACATTTCGTTTGGTAGCATAAGCGTGCTGTCTCAAAAACAAATGGATAACTTAGCCATGGGATTAAAGAATAGCAACAGACCATTTCTTTGGGTGATCAAGCCTCCAGAGAAAGATTTTGAGAAGAAAGGAGGTGAATTGCCTGCTACGTTCTTGGAGGAGACCAAGGGGAGGGGTTTATTGGTGAGATGGTGCCCACAAGATAAAGTATTAATGCACCAATCTGTGGCTTGCTTCATTACACACTGTGGGTGGAACTCGACGCTGGAGACGGTGGTGGCAGGGGTGCCTGTTATTGCTTATCCAGGGTGGACAGATCAACCAACAGTTGCTAAGTTTTTGGTTGATGTTTTAAAGAATGGTGTTAGGATGAAAGTTGAAGATGAGGTTGCAAGCTCGGGAGAGGTTGAAAGATCCATAGTGGAGGTTACTATTGGACCAAAATCGGAAGAGATGAAGAAAAGGGCGTTGGAGTTGAAGGAAGCATCCAGGAAAGTGGTGGCGGATGGTGGTTCTTCTAATCAGAATATTAATCAGTTTATTACTGAGATCATTGGTGGGTCATTCCTGCAAAGTATTACAGAAGTGGAAGGAAAAGAAATTTATGAAAATGCTTAA
- the LOC110669674 gene encoding probable receptor-like protein kinase At5g24010 isoform X2, translating to MKSHVLFLLFFFSSSSYHFIFPLQFTLFPKSISSAVVPTLLFFPLAGTSPGTQILEILFPSPSKGRASLLKIATGQRKHHPCIKQLDSSSKNHFMSSKSLSLVLICRAGSSNSNYEGILSKALQTIHRINVGGKDLTPENDTLWRFWVPDDSYIYMPATAKSSTFHSDKPNYLDGISEYIAPDLVYQTAKEMNISSDGPSNTFNITWSFNVSKNARHFVRVHFCDIISKTLGVLVFNLFIYSNFSIVIDPYDKTGQLAAPFYFDFVVDSDDSGVMNFSIGPRANSDEKTAFLNGLEIMQIVGESGSVSGTHKPKKTRIFVVVGSIVGGLGLIGILAVVIGLCLRYRKPKTVENWEWSPVAVHRRGSSHNRMPEGSVIGSRVPDLNLGLKIPFAEIQFATNNFDAKMIVGKGGFGHVFRGTLRNGIKVAVKRSQPGSGQGLSEFQTEIMVLSKIRHRHLVSLIGYCDEMSEMILVYEFMEKGTLRDHLYNSGLPSLSWRQRLEICIGAAKGLHYLHRGSAGGFIHRDIKSTNILLDEDLVAKVADFGLSRIGPPDQTHVSTGVKGTFGYLDPDYFRTQQLTEKSDVYSFGVVLLEVLCARPAINILLPREQVNLAEWGMICKKNGTLEQIVDPSIKSQINPNSLRKFAEIAEKCLQEYGADRPAMGDVQWDLEYALQLQQTATWREPHEDSATDASAMLGLPNIQRFPTLSMSVEKDDMPILREDSANIWASEVFSQLRIDDAR from the exons ATGAAATCCCATgttctttttcttctcttctttttttcctCCTCTTCTTATCACTTCATTTTCCCTCTTCAGTTTACACTCTTCCCAAAGAGTATTTCATCAGCTGTGGTTCCAACACTACTATTTTTTCCGCTGGCCGGAACTTCACCGGGGACTCAAATTCTGGAAATTCTCTTTCCTTCGCCATCGAAGGGAAGAGCATCACTGTTAAAGATAGCAACAGGTCAACGAAAACACCACCCCTGTATCAAACAGCTAGACTCTTCAAGCAAAAATCATTTTATGAGTTCGAAATCATTATCTCTGGTACTTATCTG TCGTGCAGGAAGTAGTAATAGTAATTACGAGGGCATACTCTCTAAGGCATTGCAAACAATTCACAGGATCAATGTTGGTGGGAAAGACCTCACACCGGAGAATGACACTTTATGGAGATTTTGGGTTCCAGATGATAGTTATATTTATATGCCAGCCACTGCCAAGAGCAGCACTTTTCATTCAGATAAGCCTAATTACCTGGATGGAATAAGCGAATATATAGCCCCGGATCTTGTCTACCAGACGGCCAAGGAGATGAATATAAGTAGTGATGGACCTTCAAATACCTTCAACATAACCTGGTCATTCAATGTCAGTAAAAATGCTAGGCATTTTGTTCGGGTTCACTTCTGCGACATAATTAGTAAAACTCTTGGTGTTTTAGTCTTCAATCTCTTTATTTATAGCAACTTCAGCATTGTAATTGATCCCTATGACAAAACTGGCCAACTAGCAGCTCCTTTTTATTTTGATTTCGTTGTGGATTCTGATGATTCTGGAGTTATGAATTTTAGCATAGGCCCTAGAGCTAATTCTGATGAAAAAACTGCTTTTTTGAATGGCCTGGAAATTATGCAGATTGTGGGAGAATCGGGTTCAGTATCAGGAACACATAAGCCCAAAAAGACTCGTATCTTTGTTGTTGTTGGTTCAATTGTTGGAGGTTTGGGTCTCATCGGCATTTTGGCAGTTGTTATAGGGTTGTGCTTAAGATACAGGAAACCAAAAACAGTAGAAAATTGGGAGTGGTCACCAGTGGCTGTACATAGAAGGGGAAGTTCCCACAATAGGATGCCTGAGGGAAGCGTAATTGGCTCCCGCGTACCCGACTTAAACCTTGGATTAAAGATACCTTTTGCTGAAATTCAATTTGCAACCAACAACTTTGATGCCAAAATGATAGTTGGTAAGGGCGGATTTGGTCATGTCTTTAGAGGAACTCTGAGGAATGGAATAAAAGTTGCTGTGAAAAGAAGTCAGCCAGGATCAGGCCAAGGCCTTTCAGAATTCCAAACAGAAATTATGGTGTTATCCAAGATTCGCCATCGCCACCTTGTCTCCCTGATTGGGTATTGTGATGAAATGTCAGAAATGATATTGGTTTATGAATTCATGGAAAAGGGTACATTGAGGGATCACCTGTATAACTCAGGTCTGCCTTCCTTATCCTGGAGGCAAAGGCTTGAAATTTGCATTGGTGCAGCAAAGGGTCTTCACTATCTCCATAGAGGTTCTGCTGGGGGGTTTATTCACCGAGACATTAAGTCTACTAACATCTTGCTTGATGAAGATCTTGTTGCTAAAGTTGCTGATTTTGGCCTTTCAAGAATAGGTCCTCCTGATCAaacccatgtcagcacaggtgttAAAGGAACTTTTGGTTATCTTGATCCTGATTACTTCAGGACCCAACAATTGACAGAAAAATCTGATGTCTACTCATTTGGTGTAGTGCTTCTTGAGGTTCTTTGTGCAAGACCAGCTATCAATATCTTGCTTCCAAGGGAGCAAGTAAATCTAGCTGAGTGGGGGATGATTTGCAAGAAAAATGGGACACTTGAACAGATTGTGGATCCTTCCATAAAAAGTCAGATTAATCCCAACTCTCTAAGAAAATTTGCTGAGATAGCAGAGAAGTGTCTGCAAGAATATGGTGCTGATAGGCCTGCTATGGGAGATGTGCAATGGGACTTGGAGTATGCATTGCAATTGCAGCAAACAGCGACATGGAGAGAGCCCCATGAGGACAGTGCAACTGATGCTTCAGCCATGTTAGGCTTGCCTAACATTCAACGTTTTCCAACTCTCAGCATGTCAGTGGAAAAAGATGATATGCCTATCTTGAGGGAGGACAGTGCAAACATCTGGGCAAGTGAAGTTTTCTCCCAATTGAGAATTGATGATGCCAGGTAA
- the LOC110669674 gene encoding probable receptor-like protein kinase At5g24010 isoform X1, with the protein MEKRHCHEIPCSFSSLLFFLLFLSLHFPSSVYTLPKEYFISCGSNTTIFSAGRNFTGDSNSGNSLSFAIEGKSITVKDSNRSTKTPPLYQTARLFKQKSFYEFEIIISGTYLVRLHFFAFSSADNLSAAHFDVSASGFSLLNNFTLKNSISTSLIEEFFLSISIGKFSINFMPQGSSFAFVNAIEVFLAPEDFIPNDAPHISRAGSSNSNYEGILSKALQTIHRINVGGKDLTPENDTLWRFWVPDDSYIYMPATAKSSTFHSDKPNYLDGISEYIAPDLVYQTAKEMNISSDGPSNTFNITWSFNVSKNARHFVRVHFCDIISKTLGVLVFNLFIYSNFSIVIDPYDKTGQLAAPFYFDFVVDSDDSGVMNFSIGPRANSDEKTAFLNGLEIMQIVGESGSVSGTHKPKKTRIFVVVGSIVGGLGLIGILAVVIGLCLRYRKPKTVENWEWSPVAVHRRGSSHNRMPEGSVIGSRVPDLNLGLKIPFAEIQFATNNFDAKMIVGKGGFGHVFRGTLRNGIKVAVKRSQPGSGQGLSEFQTEIMVLSKIRHRHLVSLIGYCDEMSEMILVYEFMEKGTLRDHLYNSGLPSLSWRQRLEICIGAAKGLHYLHRGSAGGFIHRDIKSTNILLDEDLVAKVADFGLSRIGPPDQTHVSTGVKGTFGYLDPDYFRTQQLTEKSDVYSFGVVLLEVLCARPAINILLPREQVNLAEWGMICKKNGTLEQIVDPSIKSQINPNSLRKFAEIAEKCLQEYGADRPAMGDVQWDLEYALQLQQTATWREPHEDSATDASAMLGLPNIQRFPTLSMSVEKDDMPILREDSANIWASEVFSQLRIDDAR; encoded by the coding sequence ATGGAAAAAAGACACTGCCATGAAATCCCATgttctttttcttctcttctttttttcctCCTCTTCTTATCACTTCATTTTCCCTCTTCAGTTTACACTCTTCCCAAAGAGTATTTCATCAGCTGTGGTTCCAACACTACTATTTTTTCCGCTGGCCGGAACTTCACCGGGGACTCAAATTCTGGAAATTCTCTTTCCTTCGCCATCGAAGGGAAGAGCATCACTGTTAAAGATAGCAACAGGTCAACGAAAACACCACCCCTGTATCAAACAGCTAGACTCTTCAAGCAAAAATCATTTTATGAGTTCGAAATCATTATCTCTGGTACTTATCTGGTACGTCTTCACTTCTTTGCTTTCTCATCCGCAGATAATCTATCCGCAGCTCATTTCGATGTTTCGGCTTCTGGGTTTTCATTGTTGAATAATTTCACTCTGAAAAATAGTATCAGCACTTCTTTAATAGAGGAATTCTTTCTTAGTATCAGTATAGGCAAATTCAGCATAAATTTCATGCCTCAAGGATCATCTTTTGCATTTGTTAACGCTATAGAAGTGTTCCTTGCCCCAGAGGATTTCATTCCTAATGATGCTCCACATATCAGTCGTGCAGGAAGTAGTAATAGTAATTACGAGGGCATACTCTCTAAGGCATTGCAAACAATTCACAGGATCAATGTTGGTGGGAAAGACCTCACACCGGAGAATGACACTTTATGGAGATTTTGGGTTCCAGATGATAGTTATATTTATATGCCAGCCACTGCCAAGAGCAGCACTTTTCATTCAGATAAGCCTAATTACCTGGATGGAATAAGCGAATATATAGCCCCGGATCTTGTCTACCAGACGGCCAAGGAGATGAATATAAGTAGTGATGGACCTTCAAATACCTTCAACATAACCTGGTCATTCAATGTCAGTAAAAATGCTAGGCATTTTGTTCGGGTTCACTTCTGCGACATAATTAGTAAAACTCTTGGTGTTTTAGTCTTCAATCTCTTTATTTATAGCAACTTCAGCATTGTAATTGATCCCTATGACAAAACTGGCCAACTAGCAGCTCCTTTTTATTTTGATTTCGTTGTGGATTCTGATGATTCTGGAGTTATGAATTTTAGCATAGGCCCTAGAGCTAATTCTGATGAAAAAACTGCTTTTTTGAATGGCCTGGAAATTATGCAGATTGTGGGAGAATCGGGTTCAGTATCAGGAACACATAAGCCCAAAAAGACTCGTATCTTTGTTGTTGTTGGTTCAATTGTTGGAGGTTTGGGTCTCATCGGCATTTTGGCAGTTGTTATAGGGTTGTGCTTAAGATACAGGAAACCAAAAACAGTAGAAAATTGGGAGTGGTCACCAGTGGCTGTACATAGAAGGGGAAGTTCCCACAATAGGATGCCTGAGGGAAGCGTAATTGGCTCCCGCGTACCCGACTTAAACCTTGGATTAAAGATACCTTTTGCTGAAATTCAATTTGCAACCAACAACTTTGATGCCAAAATGATAGTTGGTAAGGGCGGATTTGGTCATGTCTTTAGAGGAACTCTGAGGAATGGAATAAAAGTTGCTGTGAAAAGAAGTCAGCCAGGATCAGGCCAAGGCCTTTCAGAATTCCAAACAGAAATTATGGTGTTATCCAAGATTCGCCATCGCCACCTTGTCTCCCTGATTGGGTATTGTGATGAAATGTCAGAAATGATATTGGTTTATGAATTCATGGAAAAGGGTACATTGAGGGATCACCTGTATAACTCAGGTCTGCCTTCCTTATCCTGGAGGCAAAGGCTTGAAATTTGCATTGGTGCAGCAAAGGGTCTTCACTATCTCCATAGAGGTTCTGCTGGGGGGTTTATTCACCGAGACATTAAGTCTACTAACATCTTGCTTGATGAAGATCTTGTTGCTAAAGTTGCTGATTTTGGCCTTTCAAGAATAGGTCCTCCTGATCAaacccatgtcagcacaggtgttAAAGGAACTTTTGGTTATCTTGATCCTGATTACTTCAGGACCCAACAATTGACAGAAAAATCTGATGTCTACTCATTTGGTGTAGTGCTTCTTGAGGTTCTTTGTGCAAGACCAGCTATCAATATCTTGCTTCCAAGGGAGCAAGTAAATCTAGCTGAGTGGGGGATGATTTGCAAGAAAAATGGGACACTTGAACAGATTGTGGATCCTTCCATAAAAAGTCAGATTAATCCCAACTCTCTAAGAAAATTTGCTGAGATAGCAGAGAAGTGTCTGCAAGAATATGGTGCTGATAGGCCTGCTATGGGAGATGTGCAATGGGACTTGGAGTATGCATTGCAATTGCAGCAAACAGCGACATGGAGAGAGCCCCATGAGGACAGTGCAACTGATGCTTCAGCCATGTTAGGCTTGCCTAACATTCAACGTTTTCCAACTCTCAGCATGTCAGTGGAAAAAGATGATATGCCTATCTTGAGGGAGGACAGTGCAAACATCTGGGCAAGTGAAGTTTTCTCCCAATTGAGAATTGATGATGCCAGGTAA